The genomic window CAGCCTCCGGATCCTGGCCCTGGCGGCCGGCCTCGTGCTCGCCGCCTCCGGACTCGCCGCGCCGGTCCGCGCGCAGGCGCCGTTCGATTCGGTGCTCGACCGCCCCGCACTCGCCGACTCGAGCGCACGCGACTCGATCGATCGCGACTCGACCACGGTCGACTCGACGGCACTCGCGATCCCGTCGCCTCCACGCTTCGACCCGATCGCGCAGCTGCGAGCGCAATTCGTCGGCGACACGCGTGCCTACGCCAACCTGCGCGTGCTCATGTGGCTCATCGGGCCGCTGTGGGCGCTCGCGGTGCCGCTGCTGCTGCTGTTCTCGGGCGCCGCGACCGCGATGCGGGACGTCGCACACGCCCTCGGCACTTCGCGCTGGGTTCGGGTGCTGGTGATGCTGACGCTCTACGTGGTCGTGGCGGGAGCGCTGACGCTGCCGGTCACCTGGTACGTCGATCACGCGCTCGAGCGGCAGTTCGGGCTCACCGATCAGTCGACGCTCGAGTGGTTCGTCGAGCAGCTCAAGTCGACCGGATTCCAGTTGGCACTGTTCGGCGTGGTCCCTCTGTTGTGGCTGCTCTATCGCACCATCGAGCGCAGTCCGCGGCGCTGGTGGCTGTGGCTCGGCGTGGCGACCGCACCGCTCATGGTCGCGGGTGCGCTGCTCGAGCCGCTGGTGTTCGATCCGATGTTCAACCGTTTCGAGCCGCTCGGAAACCACGGGCTCGAGCGTCGCATCGTGCGGCTCGCCGAGCGCGCGGAGATTCCGGCGCGCCGCGTGTTCGTGGTCGACAAGAGCGAGCAGACCCGCAAGTACAACGCCTACGTGAACGGCTTCGGCGCCTCGCAGCGAATCGTGCTGTGGGACACCCTGCTGCGCGGCATGTCCGAGGACGAGATCGCGTTCGTGATGGCGCACGAGATCGGGCATTACGCGCTCGGCCACATCTGGAAGGGCATGGCGATCACGTTCGCGATGGCGCTGCTGGCCTGTGCCCTGCTCGCCGCGCTGTGCGGCCTCGCGCTCCGCCGCTGGGGCGAGCGCTGGGGCATTCGCGAGCTGTCGGACGTCGCCTCGCTGCCGCTCCTGGTGTTCGCGATCTCGCTGTGCGCATGGGTGGCGCAGCCGCTCGCGAACGTCCTCTCGCGACGCGTCGAGCGCGAAGCCGACGCGTTCGCGCTCGAGCTGACGCGCGATCCCGACGCCGGTGCGCGCACGTTCCTGGCACTCGCGGCTCAGAATCGCTCGAATCCCGAGCCCGCGCCGATCGTCCGCTTCCTGCTCTACACGCACCCGACCGCGATCGAGCGCGTGCGCCTCACGCTCGAGTACCGACCGTGGGAGCAGGGTCGCGCGAATCTCTACTTTCACGGACCCGACGAACCGTCACGCTGAGCCGAGCTCGATCGAGACGCTCGCTTCGGACCCGGTGAACGCGGCATCGAGGCGCTGCGAGGCGACGCGACGGCGATAGCCGGGTGCGAACTCCGCCGCTTCGACCCGCCACGGCTCGAGCCCTTGCGCTTCGAAGCGAGCGACCGTGCGGCCGACCTGCACGCGCACGCGCGTGCCGTCGAGCGCAACCGTGGCGCCGGGGCCCAGCGGAAGCGAGAGCCGCGCATCGCGTCCTGTCACGTGATCGGTCCAGCGCAGCCGCGCGGGCTCGACGGTCAATTCGCGCCGATGGCGCTCCCCGCTGTGCCACACGCACTCGTCGACATGCGTGGTCGCGCGCCGCCCCCACAGAAACGGGCCGAGCATCTGGCTCTGGCTGCGGCCGCCGAAGTGAACGGTCGCGTGAGCGGGGGTGGAGCGACAGCGATCGCGCGCATCGGGGTCTTCCTGATACGCGAACGTGCCCGGGTCGACGATCACGCGATCGAGGCCACGCGTCACGGTGATCGAGAGCGCGTCGGCATGGCCGTGCGCCGCCAGGCGGCCGAGCCCGAGCGGCCCGTGATCGAGTGTCACCACCGTGCCGGCGTGACGCCACACGGTGTAGCCACCGGCCGCGAACTCGTGGCGGCCGTCCGGTGCGTTCGAGGCCGGCCGGGTGCGCCCGATCAGCACCTGGGCGAGCGCCGGTGCGCGATCCGAGAGCGATGGCGCGTCGAGCCACGCGGCGAGGGCCGCGCCCACCAGATCCACACGGCTCGCCCGTTCGTCGGCGAGCAGGATGCGGCCGTCGTCTTCGTCTCCGATGCCCGGCAGCGTGCCGTCCTCGAGGCGCATCACGCGCGCGAATTCGAGCGAGGCCGCGAGGCGCTCGCGCACGGGGGCGGGGGTCTCGTAGCCGGCCGCATCGGCGAGCACGAAGCTCGTCAGCAGCAACTCCCAGACGAACGGCAGATATCCGAAGGCCTGTTCGGCGGGCACACCGTCGGGGTGGATCTGACGCAGCGTCTCCTGCACCAGCCCGCGGTGGCCCGCGCGCAAAAGCCGCGAGCCATTTCGAAGGCTCGGAAACGCCGCACCGGTCACCGTCATGGCGGCGTACTCGGCGATCAGGTGGTTGTTGGCACTCGAGCCGAGGCTCAGGTGATCGCGGCACTGCAGCGCCTGCTGCGCGATCAGTCCGAGTGCCGGCGCGAGTCGCGTGGCGTCGGACTGCGGTTCGAGCAGCGCGAGTGTGGCGCCGTGCGTCAGCGTGCGGATCGCCTGCTCGATGCCGCTCGTGTGGTGAATGCCGTGCCCAAGCGGATGACGCGCGACGAAGTCCTCGAGCCACCGTTGCGCGCGAGCGCCGAGTGCGCGATCGCCGGTCGCGCGCGCGGCGAGCCCGAGCGTGAGCATCGAAGCGCCGCGGCCCAGTTCCCAGCACCCCTTGACGCCGCCGGCCACGTCGCCGCGGCGATAGTCGATCGAACGACTCGGCGCGTCGGGCCAGCGGCCGGCGCCGAACGGATCCGCATTCCAGTCGGGCGGATCACCGATCGTGACTTCGGCGCCGAACAGTGTCGCGCGGCCGTGCTCGAGTCGCCGCGCGGCTGCGATCGTATCGGCGAGCACGGCCTGCGATTCCGGGCCCGCGCGCGTCGCATGGCTCCACCTTGAGCTGGCGATCGCTTCACCGGCGCGGCCTTTGAAGAGCTTCGAGAACGCGGCGCCCGGCGACCATCGAGTGTAGGCGGGCGGAGCGACCCGCTCACGGATTGCGCGTGCGGTGCGTGTCGCGATCTCGCCCGGCTCCATGGCGCCGAGGCGTCGGAGCGCCCAGCCGAGGCCGCTCATCGCGCGGAGTGCCCGCTCGCCAGTGCGAGTTCTGCGTCGACCGCGTTCGCGACCCGTTCGGCGACCCGGTCGGGATGAAAGGCCGCGATGTCCTGGTTCAGCTGACGCGCGTAGCGCAGGCGCTCTTCGGGAGCCCGCGCCAGTCGCGCGAGCGCGGCATCGAGTGCCGCTCCGTCTCGGGGCGGCACGAGCAGGCCATTCACCTGATCGCGAATCAGATCGGGAATGCCGCCGACCGGCGTGGTGACGACCGCCAGGCCGAACGCACCGGCCTCGTACAGCACCGCGGGAATCCCCTCGTTGTAGCTCGGCAACACGAACGCGTCGTGGCGCCGGAACTGATCGTAGAGCGGCTCACCGGTGAGCGGGCCGGTGAAGGCCACGGTGTCGAGCGCCAGCGCCTGCGCGTGCTCGAAGGCGAGCTGCAGCTCGCCCGGCGCCTGAGCGGGCCCGACCACGGTGAGCGAGAGTTCGATCCCGTTGGCGCGCAGGCGTGCGAGCGAGTCGAGCAGGTCGAGGATGCCCTTGCGCCGACCGACCTGCCCGACGAACAGCAGCCGCGGCAGCGTGTCCGCGCGTCGCGACCGGATGGCGTCTCCCGCCCGCTCCAGCACTTCGCGGCGGAAGGTCGAGGGGCACACCTCGATCGGTTGCGTGATCCCGTACTCGACGAACGGCGCACGCCAGCGCTCGCCGAGCACCAGCAGGCGATGGAACTGGGCGAAGCCGCCGCGCACCAGTCGTCCGCCGAGGCCACGCCGCGCGAGCTGGTCGGCGATGTCGCCCGCGTGCTGGTGGCCGATCACCCGCGCGCGCGATCGCCGCGCGATCCAGCCGAGTCCGGCGTCGCGCAGGAATCCCGACCAGCTTCCCGAGATCGCGATGTAGGCGACGTCGGGATCGAACCCGGTCACCGCTCGCGACATGCGCGCGAAGTGTCGCGTCGCCCACACGAAGTTGCCGGCGTCGAAGCGACCCTGCGTGTCCTTGGGGCGACCCTTCGTGATGTCGCAGTGACGCACGTCGAAGCGCGCCAGCACCGGAGATTCGAGCAGCGCCTGGGTGAAGGTCTCGACCCCGCCGATCGGAGGGGGGAGCGGGCCCACCACCAGCAGACGCGGACGCGCGCGAACCGTCGAAGCGGACGGCTCGCGCGCGCCGGAGTGGATGGCGGGTTGCGGGGACTCGGTCGTGATCGGATTCCTTCAGTGAATGACGGCGAAGCGTTGCGTGCGTACCCCGGAGTCGGTCACGAGTCGCGCGAAATAGATGCCGGCCCGCACCCGTTGCGACGCTTCGTCGCGCAGGTCCCAGCCGTACACCCAGCGATTCGCGTCGTAGTGGCCGTTGGCCAGTTCGCGCACCCGTCGGCCCTGCAGGTCGATGATCTCGAGCCGCACCCGGGTCGCCTGCGGCAGCGTGAACGCGAGCGAAACCCGCGCGGCCGCCGGGTTCGGCGCCGGTGCGGCGAGTTCGAGCGTGCCGGCACGCGAGTCGCCGACTGCGGTCGGTCCCGGCTGCGCGGCGGGGTCGTAGAGGTAGACCTCGATGTTGTCGAGGTTCAACCCGTCGTTGTTGGTGTTGCCGTCGGAGACGCTGCGGAAGCGCACCCACACGCGCTCCGAGTAGGATTTCCCGGCATACAGCGACAGATCGGTCCAGTCGTCCGCCCATAGGGTGCGCGAGCCCTGGATCACCGGACCCGCCGCGGGGATCGCGGCTCCCGTCACGCCACGCGACGGCACCGCCGCGGTCGACGGCAGGGCGATCCAGTTGATGCTGTCGGACGAAGCCTCGATCAGGCCGCCGTCCCAGCGCGATTCGTAGACCCACTTGGAACGATGACGAACCCAGGCGTGCAAGCCGTTGCGCAGGTCGAATGGAAAACGCGTGCGGAGCCGGAAGTCCATGTTCGACGGATGCGACGAGTTCGGCGAATCCGAGAAGTAGGTGCCGGGCGGGCCGGTCTCGAGCCCCCAGCCATTGGCGATCCACGAGCCGAGTCCGTCTTCGCCGGGGCTCGCGAACAGAATCGTCGGCACACCCGAGACGATGGTGAGCGTGTCGCGCGACAGCACGCCGTCCGAGGTGCTGAACGCGATCGCGAACTGAAGTGCGCGTCCCGGCGTGACGGTGTCGTCGACCGAGACCTGGAACCAGTCGGTGCTCGGAATGCCGGGCGGTGTCGCTGCGAGACTCGCGACGATCCCGATGTCCATCACCGGCTGGAGTACGTTGGCGCCCGCGGTGAGTGAGCTCAGCGTGCCGGTCACCGCGCTGCCGCTCGAGGCGAGCCCGACGTTGGTGGCCTGCACCAGCAGCCGCTTCGAGAACCCGGCGGGCAGGAAGCCGCCCTCGACGGTATGCGAATCGATCTGCAGGTAGGGCCCGCCGATCCCGAGCACGTAGTAGCACATGCGCAGGTTCTCGTCGGCGAGCGGAGTGATGCGCGAGGGCAGCGGCCAGAAGCCGTCCTCGGGCGATCCCACCTCGGGCGTCCAGGTGAAGCCCTTGGGCTTGGCGACCACCTCGCCGTAGCACCAGTCGTTGAACTCGCCGTTCACTTCATAGAGGAAGCGCGGCGCGAGCCCACCGGTGTAGCCGTTGGCGATCGTCATGTCGTCGGTCCAGCGCTGGAAGAGCAGCGAGTCCGGCGTGGCATTCAGCGTCCATCCCCACGGATGGATGTGCAGATCGCTGTAAGTGTGGAACGACATGCCGGTCAGCACTTGCTTCGAGATCACCAGATTCATCTGCGCCTGCGTCTCGGGCTCGGAGCCCGCCGAAGGCCCACGGTAAGTGTCGGAGCTCTGCGAGCCCGACGAGCCGAGGTTGTTGAGGCCCCACTTGTAGGGGTAGTTGCGGTTCAGGTCGACGCCGTCGGTCGAGGTGTTGAAGGTGCCGCTGTTGTTGTTGTCGCGCTGGTTCTTCCGCCAGAAGTTGAACGAGCCGGTCGCGACCCAGCGATCCTCGTTGTACTTGTAGCCATCGGGATTGACGACCGGACACACGTAGAGCCGCCGATGCGCGAGCAGGTATTGCACGTGCGCGTCGGTCGGGTAGCGCGCGATCAGATCGTCGACGAAGCGAACGATCGCCTGCATGCCTTCGGGCTCGCGCGCATGCGTGAGCGCGCTCAGCAGCGTCACCGGTCGCGGATCGGGTCCCGGTCCGGGCCACGCGCTGTGAATCGCGAGTCCCCAGATCGGGCGCCCCATCACCGTGGTGCCGACCGTGTCGACCTTGTCGGCGATCACATTGCCGGGATCGCTCGCGACCCAGTCGTCGAGCTTCATCTTGATCTCGGCCAGCTTGTAGAAGCCGCCGAGCCCGCCGAAGCCGAATGCCGGTGCGGCTTCGAGGCGGTACTGGCCATCCGAACGCGCGGCACTCATGACCAGCTTGTCGGCCGGGCGCTTCAGCCGCGCGAAGTCGGCACGCGTGCGATGTCCCAGGGTTGCGCCCGGGGTCGCGTCTTCGACCTGGGTGGCGATGCCGAGTGCGGCGAGGCGTTCGGCGTCACCCGGCCACTCGAGCACCAGGATCGCGTCGTGGCGCGGGGCGGGCAGCACGTCGAATCCGAGCTGCGAGAGCCGTGCGGCGGTCACGCGATCGCCGCGCACTCGCAGCAGGCGCGGGTCGGGGTTTTCCGCAGCGAAAGCCGGCAGCCAGGCAAAGCCCAGGAGCAGTGACGAGAACACGACGAGCAGCGACCCACGCCACCGCGCGTCTCGCGGAGTGTGGGTGGCGGGCAAACGGTGCATGCGAGCCTCCTGCGTCGAAAAAGGACGCGGGAAGTCTAGCACGAGGTCAGCGCCGGGCGACGATCTTCTCGTGAATGAAAACGATCGCGAAGCTGCTCGAATCCTCGATCACGCCCCCGCGTCCGGCGCCGAGTTGTTCGGCGAATTTCACGTCGGACTTGGTCGAGCGCAGCGCGGCTTCGTAGGTTTGCGCCTGCGACATCGGAACCACCGAATCGATCGGGCTGTGAACGATCAGCACCGGGGCGCGAATGCCGACCGCGTCGTTGATCGCCGAGGCGAGCCTTCGCGCGGGGCTGCTCGCGCCGATGCGCGCATCGATCGCCTTGCGCAGCTCGGCCGACTTGGTCTCGGTGTAGATGCTCTCGTAGTCGAAGTAGCCCTCGGTGAGCACCACCGCCGCGAGTGCCGTGTCGGTGGCGGCGACGCGCGCGGCCGCGGTTGCGCCACTGCCGATTCCCCACAACGCGATGCGCCGCGGACTCACGTGACGCGTGGCGCGCAGCGTGTCGAGCGCGGCACGGATCGCGGCCTGCGTGACCGGCCCACCCCAGTCCGGTTCACCGCTCGACATTCCGAATCCCGGCGGGCTCACGAGGATCACGGAGTAGCCCATCGCGACCAGGTTCGCGCCGGTCGGGAGCAGGCGCCGCGCGTGGCTGTCGTCGCCGCTCACGATCACGATGCCGTGTCCGAGTCCCGATCCACCGCCGCTGCCGTCGATCTGCACGAACTCGATCGATTGACCGGCGACGCGCACCAGGCGGCTCGGGTTCTGCCGCGAAGTCGGACCCGGATGCATCATGAGGATGCGCTCGGTGGTGAGCCGCTTGCCGCTGCTCAGGTGCGAACTCATGCGCAACACCAGTCGCGCGCTGTCGCACACCGCATTGCCGTTGTAGGCGAACGAGATGCTGTCGCCACCCGACACCGTGGCCTGCTGGCGCATCGCGATATTGAGCGGCATGCGGCGGACGCGCGGCGTGCGAGTGGTGCCGGGATCGAGTACGTGGACGTCGCACACCAGCGAGTCGACGAAGAGGCCGAACTCGAGCGGGTTCACGATCTTCACGCTGAAGCGCCAGCGGAAGTCGATGGTCGCGCGCTGCGGTGCGTCGGGAACCACCAGTCGCGGCGCATCGTTCGCGGCGTGCACGGTAGCGAGCGAGGAGCCGAGGATCACGAGCGCGAACAGCGACGCCAGCCACGTGTGGCGCACGAACACCTCCGGATGACTTCGAGGACCGGCGCGGCGGGAATGAGCGTCGCGTCCGAACGAGCTGAAGGAAGGGGAGAGCAGGCCGAAATGCTAGCATGGCCCGCCGCGCACCAACCACGGGAGAATCGTGAACGGAACCGCTTCGAGAGCCTTGATCTGGCTGTTTGACATCGACGGAACGCTGCTGTGGACCGATGGCGCCGCGCGCGAGGCATTTCGTCTCGCACTGCGAGAGGAACGCGGCATCGACGACGATCTCGCCACCGTCCCATTCGGCGGCCGCACCGACTCGCTCATCCTGAAAGACGCGCTCGCGCAGCACGGCGAGACGGCGACGCCCGAAGAGGCCGAGCGATTCTGGCAGCGCACCAGCGCACACATGGAGCACCTGCTCACGCCCGAACGCGGGCGTCTGCTGCCGGGAGTCGTCGCACTGCTCGATCACGTGGCGGCGGAGCCCGACTGGACGCTCGCGCTGCTGACCGGCAACAGCCGCCCGATGGCGCGCGTCAAGCTCGAGCACTTCGGGCTCACCGATCGCTTCGCGTTCGGCGCGTTCGGCGATGAAGGCCCGAACCGCGATGCGGTGGCGCGCCTCGCAGTCGAGCGCGCACGCGATCGCCACGGCGTGTCACCGGAGCGCTGCATCGTGCTCGGCGACACCGAGCACGACATCACGTGCGCTCGTGCCGCCGGGGCGCACGCGGTGGCGGTCGCCACCGGCCAGCGCGATCGCGCATACCTGGCGCCGCTCGGCGCGGACCTGCTGCTCGAAAGCTTCGAGCCCGCCACACCACTGCTCGAGTGGGCGCGCCGGCTCTAGTCGCGGTTGTGGAAGCGCTGCTCGAGTGAACGCTACTCGGTCGCTTCGACCGACCGGGCAGCGGCGCTGAGGATGCGCAGCGCGTCGTCCAGGTTGTCCGTGCTCGGGGCGTCGGGGAACCGCTCCTTCAAAGCCGCCACCGGGCGGTAGAGCAGCGGGTGGTCGCAGTTGGCGAGAATCGACATGTCGTTCAGGCTGTCGCCCATCGCCGCGACCGTGAAGCCGGCGGCGCGAAAGCCCGACACGATGCGCTCCTTGCGCCCCCGAATGCGCAGCCGAAAGCCAACCACCAGCCCGTCGCCGTCGACCTGAAAGCGGTTCGCGAACAGGCTGTGGCCGCCGAGGCGCAGCGCCATGGGCTCGCCCAGCTCGTGAAAAGTGTCCGAGATGATCACCACCTGCCCGAGCTGACGCAGGCTGGCCAGGAACTCGCGAGCACCCGGGAATGGCTCGAGGGCGCCCGCCACCCGCTGCAACTCGGCGAGCGGGACGCGGGCGGCCCGCGTGGCCGCGACCCGGCGGCGCATCAGCGCCTCGAAGTCGGCCTCGTCTCGGGTGGTCAGCGACAGCTCGGGCAGACCGAACGACTCGCCCAGCGCGGGCCATATTTCGGGTGCGAGCACCCCCTCGAGATCGATCGCGAACACCATAAGGCGCAGCACTGTATCACGTTCGGCTGTCGATGGCCCGACAGGCTGCCCGCCGAACCGGATATGGCAGAGCTGGCATTCAGCAGACTACGGTTCAGACAAAGTCACGCATTGCCGAATAATAGTTGACGTAGTAGACACTCACCGAATAATCTACTGCCCATGCTCGCAGCGACGAATGCCATTCAGCCACTCGACTCCAAGGACCGTCGGATCCTGCTGCTGGTTCAGCGGGACGCCAAGATGGCCCAGTCGGAGATCGCGCGCCGGGTCGGACTCTCGACCGCGGCGGTCAACGAGCGGCTGCGCAAGCTCGAGAACGCGGGCTTCATCCGCCGCTACACCGCGGTGGTGGACGCACGCGCCCTGGGGCTTTCGGTCACCGCCTTCGTCGAAGTGTTCATCGAGCATCCGCGCTTCGAGCCCGCGTTCATCGAGCGGGCGCTGAGCCTTGACGAAGTGCTCGAGTGCCATCACATCACCGGCGAGTTCTCGCTGTTGCTCAAGCTGAGAACGCGCGACATGGAATCGCTGCAGCACCTGCTCATTCACCAGCTGAACGCGCTCGAAGGCGTTCGGCAGACCCGCACCGTCATCGCGCTTTCGACCAGCAAGGAAGAGAGCCTGGTCCCGACCGGTGTGACCGAGGAGAAGCCATGACTCCGAACCCGAAGCCCGCGATCACGGCCAACGACGTGCACGCCACGCTTGCGCGTCACATGCTCGCCGATGGCTACGACATGGTGCTGGATCTCGAGAAGAGCCGCGGCCGGCGTCTGTGGGACGCGCGCAATCAGCGCTCGTACCTCGACCTGTTCTCGTGCTTCGCCACACTGCCGGTCGGCTTCAATCACCCGGGGCTCGAGGAGCCGACGTTTCGCGCCAAGCTGATGCGCGCGGCCCTCACCAACCCGAGCAACGCCGACGTCTACACCGTCGAGATGGCCGAGTTCGTGGCCGCATGGGAACGGTATGCGATGCCCGGCTACCTGCCGCATCTGTTCCTGATCGCGGGCGGTTCGGCCGGCGTCGAGAACGCGCTCAAGGCTGCGATGGACTGGAAGGTGCGCCGCAACTTCGCGAACGGCTCCAAGACCGAGCGCGGGCACCAGATCCTGCACTTCCAGGACGCGTTCCACGGGCGCGGCGGCTACACCGTTTCGCTCACCAACACCGCGGATCCGAACAAATACCAGTACTTCGCGCGCTTCGACTGGCCGCGGGTGCCGAGTCCGGTGCTGCGCTTCCCGATCGACGCGGCCGAGCTGGAGCGCGTCTCACGCGCCGAGGCCGAATCGCTGGCCGCCATGCGCGCGGCATTCGTGGCGCACCGCGACGACATCGCCGCGATCCTGATCGAGCCGATTCAGGCCGAGGGCGGCGATCATCACTTCCGCCCCGAGTTCCTGAGAGCACTCCGCACGCTCGCCGATGAGAACCAGGCGCTGCTGATTTTCGACGAAGTGCAGACCGGCATGGGCCTGACGGGTCTCATGTGGGCGCACCAGCACGACGACGTGCGCCCCGACCTGCTCGCGTTCGGCAAGAAGACCCAGGTGTGTGGCTTCATGGGTGGCGGGCATCTGGACGACGAACCGCAGAACGTCTTCAAGGTGTCGAGCCGCATCAACTCGACGTGGGGCGGCAATCTGGTCGACATGGTGCGCTGCACGCGCTATCTGGAAATCATGCACGACGAAAAGCTGGTCGAGAACGCGGCGAACCTCGGCGTGGAGCTGATGAAGGGTCTGCACAAGCTGCAGGCCGAGCTGCCCGGCGTGCTCAGCAACACGCGCGGCAGGGGCTTGATGTGCGCGATCGATCTGCCGGACGGAGAGATGCGCAACGCCGTACGCGGGCGCATGTACGAACTCGGCGCGGTGGTGCTGGGTTGCGGCACGCACAGTCTGCGCTTCCGCCCGCCGCTCGACGTCACCGCGGCGGAGCTGAACGAAGGACTCGAGCTGTTGCGGCGCGCCCTGCAGGACGTGGCACTCAAGAGCGCGTAGTCTGCGCGGCATGAACGCCCCGGGCGCACCGCTCGCAACCCGACACCGCGCCGCCGCCGTCGTGGTGCTGGTGCGCGGCGCCGCACACCTGCTCGAGACCTTCTGGGTCAAGCGCGCCGACACGCTGTCGTTCATGCCCGGGTTTCGCGCGTTCATCGGCGGCTCGGTCGATGCCGAAGACGCCGAACT from Candidatus Eisenbacteria bacterium includes these protein-coding regions:
- a CDS encoding T9SS type A sorting domain-containing protein; the protein is MHRLPATHTPRDARWRGSLLVVFSSLLLGFAWLPAFAAENPDPRLLRVRGDRVTAARLSQLGFDVLPAPRHDAILVLEWPGDAERLAALGIATQVEDATPGATLGHRTRADFARLKRPADKLVMSAARSDGQYRLEAAPAFGFGGLGGFYKLAEIKMKLDDWVASDPGNVIADKVDTVGTTVMGRPIWGLAIHSAWPGPGPDPRPVTLLSALTHAREPEGMQAIVRFVDDLIARYPTDAHVQYLLAHRRLYVCPVVNPDGYKYNEDRWVATGSFNFWRKNQRDNNNSGTFNTSTDGVDLNRNYPYKWGLNNLGSSGSQSSDTYRGPSAGSEPETQAQMNLVISKQVLTGMSFHTYSDLHIHPWGWTLNATPDSLLFQRWTDDMTIANGYTGGLAPRFLYEVNGEFNDWCYGEVVAKPKGFTWTPEVGSPEDGFWPLPSRITPLADENLRMCYYVLGIGGPYLQIDSHTVEGGFLPAGFSKRLLVQATNVGLASSGSAVTGTLSSLTAGANVLQPVMDIGIVASLAATPPGIPSTDWFQVSVDDTVTPGRALQFAIAFSTSDGVLSRDTLTIVSGVPTILFASPGEDGLGSWIANGWGLETGPPGTYFSDSPNSSHPSNMDFRLRTRFPFDLRNGLHAWVRHRSKWVYESRWDGGLIEASSDSINWIALPSTAAVPSRGVTGAAIPAAGPVIQGSRTLWADDWTDLSLYAGKSYSERVWVRFRSVSDGNTNNDGLNLDNIEVYLYDPAAQPGPTAVGDSRAGTLELAAPAPNPAAARVSLAFTLPQATRVRLEIIDLQGRRVRELANGHYDANRWVYGWDLRDEASQRVRAGIYFARLVTDSGVRTQRFAVIH
- a CDS encoding alginate lyase family protein — protein: MSGLGWALRRLGAMEPGEIATRTARAIRERVAPPAYTRWSPGAAFSKLFKGRAGEAIASSRWSHATRAGPESQAVLADTIAAARRLEHGRATLFGAEVTIGDPPDWNADPFGAGRWPDAPSRSIDYRRGDVAGGVKGCWELGRGASMLTLGLAARATGDRALGARAQRWLEDFVARHPLGHGIHHTSGIEQAIRTLTHGATLALLEPQSDATRLAPALGLIAQQALQCRDHLSLGSSANNHLIAEYAAMTVTGAAFPSLRNGSRLLRAGHRGLVQETLRQIHPDGVPAEQAFGYLPFVWELLLTSFVLADAAGYETPAPVRERLAASLEFARVMRLEDGTLPGIGDEDDGRILLADERASRVDLVGAALAAWLDAPSLSDRAPALAQVLIGRTRPASNAPDGRHEFAAGGYTVWRHAGTVVTLDHGPLGLGRLAAHGHADALSITVTRGLDRVIVDPGTFAYQEDPDARDRCRSTPAHATVHFGGRSQSQMLGPFLWGRRATTHVDECVWHSGERHRRELTVEPARLRWTDHVTGRDARLSLPLGPGATVALDGTRVRVQVGRTVARFEAQGLEPWRVEAAEFAPGYRRRVASQRLDAAFTGSEASVSIELGSA
- the thrH gene encoding bifunctional phosphoserine phosphatase/homoserine phosphotransferase ThrH, which translates into the protein MLRLMVFAIDLEGVLAPEIWPALGESFGLPELSLTTRDEADFEALMRRRVAATRAARVPLAELQRVAGALEPFPGAREFLASLRQLGQVVIISDTFHELGEPMALRLGGHSLFANRFQVDGDGLVVGFRLRIRGRKERIVSGFRAAGFTVAAMGDSLNDMSILANCDHPLLYRPVAALKERFPDAPSTDNLDDALRILSAAARSVEATE
- a CDS encoding prolyl oligopeptidase family serine peptidase, which encodes MRHTWLASLFALVILGSSLATVHAANDAPRLVVPDAPQRATIDFRWRFSVKIVNPLEFGLFVDSLVCDVHVLDPGTTRTPRVRRMPLNIAMRQQATVSGGDSISFAYNGNAVCDSARLVLRMSSHLSSGKRLTTERILMMHPGPTSRQNPSRLVRVAGQSIEFVQIDGSGGGSGLGHGIVIVSGDDSHARRLLPTGANLVAMGYSVILVSPPGFGMSSGEPDWGGPVTQAAIRAALDTLRATRHVSPRRIALWGIGSGATAAARVAATDTALAAVVLTEGYFDYESIYTETKSAELRKAIDARIGASSPARRLASAINDAVGIRAPVLIVHSPIDSVVPMSQAQTYEAALRSTKSDVKFAEQLGAGRGGVIEDSSSFAIVFIHEKIVARR
- a CDS encoding glycosyltransferase family 4 protein; protein product: MGPLPPPIGGVETFTQALLESPVLARFDVRHCDITKGRPKDTQGRFDAGNFVWATRHFARMSRAVTGFDPDVAYIAISGSWSGFLRDAGLGWIARRSRARVIGHQHAGDIADQLARRGLGGRLVRGGFAQFHRLLVLGERWRAPFVEYGITQPIEVCPSTFRREVLERAGDAIRSRRADTLPRLLFVGQVGRRKGILDLLDSLARLRANGIELSLTVVGPAQAPGELQLAFEHAQALALDTVAFTGPLTGEPLYDQFRRHDAFVLPSYNEGIPAVLYEAGAFGLAVVTTPVGGIPDLIRDQVNGLLVPPRDGAALDAALARLARAPEERLRYARQLNQDIAAFHPDRVAERVANAVDAELALASGHSAR
- a CDS encoding M48 family metallopeptidase — encoded protein: MLAASGLAAPVRAQAPFDSVLDRPALADSSARDSIDRDSTTVDSTALAIPSPPRFDPIAQLRAQFVGDTRAYANLRVLMWLIGPLWALAVPLLLLFSGAATAMRDVAHALGTSRWVRVLVMLTLYVVVAGALTLPVTWYVDHALERQFGLTDQSTLEWFVEQLKSTGFQLALFGVVPLLWLLYRTIERSPRRWWLWLGVATAPLMVAGALLEPLVFDPMFNRFEPLGNHGLERRIVRLAERAEIPARRVFVVDKSEQTRKYNAYVNGFGASQRIVLWDTLLRGMSEDEIAFVMAHEIGHYALGHIWKGMAITFAMALLACALLAALCGLALRRWGERWGIRELSDVASLPLLVFAISLCAWVAQPLANVLSRRVEREADAFALELTRDPDAGARTFLALAAQNRSNPEPAPIVRFLLYTHPTAIERVRLTLEYRPWEQGRANLYFHGPDEPSR
- a CDS encoding Lrp/AsnC family transcriptional regulator, whose protein sequence is MLAATNAIQPLDSKDRRILLLVQRDAKMAQSEIARRVGLSTAAVNERLRKLENAGFIRRYTAVVDARALGLSVTAFVEVFIEHPRFEPAFIERALSLDEVLECHHITGEFSLLLKLRTRDMESLQHLLIHQLNALEGVRQTRTVIALSTSKEESLVPTGVTEEKP
- a CDS encoding HAD hydrolase-like protein, with protein sequence MIWLFDIDGTLLWTDGAAREAFRLALREERGIDDDLATVPFGGRTDSLILKDALAQHGETATPEEAERFWQRTSAHMEHLLTPERGRLLPGVVALLDHVAAEPDWTLALLTGNSRPMARVKLEHFGLTDRFAFGAFGDEGPNRDAVARLAVERARDRHGVSPERCIVLGDTEHDITCARAAGAHAVAVATGQRDRAYLAPLGADLLLESFEPATPLLEWARRL